In Marasmius oreades isolate 03SP1 chromosome 3, whole genome shotgun sequence, a single window of DNA contains:
- the SEC23 gene encoding GTPase-activating protein S23 yields the protein MLNFEDVEERDGVRLSWNVWPSSRIEATRTVVPISALYTPLKIRDDLPPVLYEPVACKPPCRAVLNPYCQIDIRGKLWICPFCLSRNAFPPHYKDISNTNLPAELLPKYTTIEYTLARPAPAPPIFLFVVDTCLDAEDLKALRDAIVISLSLIPPYALVGLITYGTMAQVHEIGYAECTKSYVFRGGKEYQPKQIADMLGLNASNRAAPRPGQPLPPQSFGAGRFLMSVQQCEFQLTGILESLNRDPWPVDSDKRPLRCTGVAMSVAVGLLETAYPNTGARIMLFAGGPATEGPGQVVSNELKEPIRSHHDIERDSAKHYKRAIKFYEGLAKRTSNNGHVVDLFAGCLDQVGLLEMKSLPNSTNGVIVLSDSFATSIFKQSFIRLFSKDGQGNLQMGFNATFDVQTTKELKVSGLIGHAISAGKKSACVGETEIGIGQTSAWKINVITPRTSTGVYFEVVTPAGQPLQPGSRGLIQFITHYQHASGQLRLRVTTIARNFAEAGSPSIAASFDQETAAVLMARVAVFKAEVDESPDVLRWVDRMLIRLCQKFADYRKEDPTSFRLTDNFSIYPQFMFHLRRSQFLQVFNNSPDETAFYRHALNEEDVNNSLIMMQPTLMSYTFDTPPQPVLLDSVSIKPDVILLLDTFFHILIWKGEVISQWEKQGYQDQEGYENFKELLEAPTQDAQDLLVDRFPIPRYIVCNQGGSQARFLLSKLNPSTTHMSSSMYGPSSAGGQAIFTDDVSLQVFMEYLKRLAVGAQTN from the exons ATGCTCAACTTTGAAGATGTGGAGGAACGTGATGGAGTTCGGCTGTCTTGGAATGTCTGGCCTTCGTCGAGGATAGAGGCGACCAGAACGGTGGTCCCAATATCTGCCCTCTACACCCCTCTCAAAATTCGAGACGACCTACCCCCGGTTCTTTATGAACCTGTTGCGTGTAAACCTCCATGCAGGGCGGTTCTCAATCCGTACTG CCAAATAGATATCAGAGGAAAACTTTGGATTTGCCCATTCTGCCTGTCGCGGAACGCTTTTCCACCTCACTACAAGGATATCTCGAACACCAATTTGCCCGCAGAGCTCCTACCCAAATACACGACTATCGAATACACACTTGCTAGACCCGCTCCAGCCCCGCCTATCTTCCTTTTTGTAGTTGATACATGCCTGGATGCAGAAGATTTGAAAGCCCTTCGAGACGCGATTGTTATCAGCCTCAGTCTGATCCCACCATACGCATTGGTGGGCTTGATCACCTACGGTACCATG GCTCAAGTTCACGAAATTGGCTACGCCGAATGTACCAAGTCCTATGTATTTCGTGGCGGTAAAGAGTATCAGCCGAAACAAATTGCGGATATGCTCGGCCTCAATGCCAGTAATCGCGCCGCTCCCCGACCAGGCCAGCCACTCCCACCTCAGTCCTTCGGCGCTGGACGATTCCTCATGTCTGTTCAGCAGTGTGAGTTCCAGCTCACAGGTATACTCGAGTCGCTTAACCGAGACCCCTGGCCTGTGGATAGCGATAAGCGTCCATTAAGATGCACCGGCGTTGCTATGAGCGTTGCTGTTGGATTACTTGAGACGGCGTATCCCAATACTGGTGCTAGAATTATGTTGTTTGCAGGAGGTCCGGCAACGGAAGGCCCTGGGCAGGTCGTCAGCAACGAGCTAAAAGAGCCGATAAGATCCCATCACGATATTGAACGAGATAGCGCGAAACACTACAAGCGTGCCATCAAG TTCTATGAAGGACTTGCCAAACGCACATCCAACAACGGCCATGTAGTGGACCTCTTCGCCGGTTGTCTGGATCAAGTTGGCTTATTAGAGATGAAATCATTGCCCAATTCCACCAATGGCGTCATCGTTTTATCGGATTCGTTCGCCACCTCAATTTTCAAGCAGAGTTTCATTCGCCTTTTCAGCAAGGATGGGCAGGGTAATCTACAGATGGGTTTCAATGCAACCTTCGATGTTCAA ACCACCAAGGAGCTCAAGGTCTCAGGTCTAATTGGACACGCCATCTCAGCTGGAAAGAAGTCAGCCTGCGTCGGCGAAACTGAAATTGGTATCGGTCAGACTTCTGCATGGAAGATCAATGTGATCACGCCTAGAACATCAACTGGTGTTTACTTTGAAGTCGTCACTCCTGCCGGGCAGCCTCTTCAGCCTGGTTCTAGGGGTTTGATCCAATTCATTACGCACTATCAACACGCATCTGGTCAATTACGCCTACGAGTGACGACTATCGCCCGTAATTTTGCGGAAGCTGGTTCGCCGAGCATTGCCGCATCGTTTGACCAGGAAACGGCTGCTGTGTTGATGGCGAGAGTAGCAGTGTTCAAGGCCGAAGTTGACGAAAGTCCTGATGTCCTAAGATGGGTGGATAGGATGTTGATCCGTTTATgtcagaagtttgcggattACAGGAAGGAAGATCCTACCAGCTTCAGGTTGACGGATAACTTCAGCATTTACCCGCAATTCATGTTTCATCTACGGAGGAGTCAGTTTTTGCAAGTGTTCAATAACAGTCCGGATGAGACGGCGTTCTACAG ACACGCACTGAATGAAGAAGACGTCAACAATTCCCTCATCATGATGCAGCCCACACTCATGTCATACACCTTCGATACACCTCCTCAGCCCGTTCTTCTGGACAGTGTATCTATAAAGCCAGATGTCATCCTGCTCCTTGATACATTCTTCCATATCTTGATCTGGAAAGGAGAGGTCATATCTCAGTGGGAAAAGCAAGGTTATCAAGATCAGGAGGGCTATGAGAACTTCAAAGAACTTCTGGAGGCTCCGACTCAGGATGCTCAG GATCTCCTTGTCGACCGGTTCCCCATTCCCCGTTACATCGTTTGTAACCAAGGTGGATCTCAAGCGCGTTTCTTGTTGTCGAAACTTAACCCGTCTACGACGCACATGAGCTCGAGTATGTATGGCCCGAGCTCCGCCGGTGGCCAAGCTATCTTCACAGATGATGTTAGCTTACAGGTGTTCATGGAGTATCTTAAGAGGCTGGCTGTTGGGGCACAGACCAATTAG
- a CDS encoding uncharacterized protein (BUSCO:EOG09260LRX) has product MAPRQDISIEDISPQVASKFDEAQSSIANHRKNCVALYKLHVQASRIIKPGKKEKPVEFVGEVTFQNVFIDMVNRVLDVKKGAFADRIVKFIGSYVKFVNDKVLEEKLTQDVGPSNSASMQSREDGETLASRFVARLLKHLFRGFEAKNKVVRQRSVHFVSEMMSNIGEIDEETYNLIRRNLNDRICDKEPLIRAHVVVALSKLVGTEDPDELEAGECTAEELILDALCFDPAPEVRRAALLNIPVTSETLPVILTRTRDVDTITRKLVFSAALQNKLDHPRRLTIAQREEIVKAGLGDREPAVRVAAGKLVTSWFDLVVTESQGPPEGSFVGDDGGVMRGLIKFLSLFDVVGPGEAVAVDAVLALFTTRPSLLDAFVFSDDFWNDLSPETVILARIFVDHCIHSKQEVRLEAASLPVLTAFAYNIQQGYNDMLSVLEEVELMEARKGDEASEAKEEELANKEMILGQLLMIVLKLDFMDEIGRRKIFSVAKDMLAHPHLPAGLIERCLDILQKIVPSERELIRIVVEVIIELRDTDDGEVEDDNDGDRSDITQSTSTLRRERSLKRIKQLQTITPEEKFQVDLIDLRCLTLCIGLLERVDESFEDNSTLEGVLTDLIIPSVKRKESTLREKGLISLGLCCLIDKTMAVNSFQLFLSQVQGAHEDLKLKILQIILDLLVLYDSEFLGRSEDISHQIITFILQMLESEESNQVQTVLCVGICKLLLSGQVTDSRVLASLILTYVSPATSDNPELRQCLSYFFPLYCYSSRENQRRMQSAFMPAFDLVARVRDELEEDQEMISLYQFGLLIIDWTDASKLLNAPTSETSDKNIHADLALDILLALYDSDRDDEVRKTLSQFLGQLDSLGSDLNPRTILKLHILIDRLQDQCPLDNSASERMFCRFKDKFNKSFEKKLEDLDPRAFLDDDFQAFYDSIGIKAPEHDVQDCAVTEDPPSTPILKERALNVLQDVQNDSPTSHGDSTEDTKDVTNEDLHPPISVSPMKKSSKRISHPSPGRNFPTSPSRKKRGTTTKSKRLPAQTKAPQRRSARTTRSRIRARTPSEQSENEPEHVDQATAVVSEGSDDLGGYSN; this is encoded by the exons ATGGCACCCCGTCAGGATATCTCAATAGAAGATATTTCCCCTCAAGTTGCGAGTAAATTTGACGAAGCTCAATCCTCAATTGCCAATCACCGCAAAAATTGTGTCGCTCTCTACAAGTTGCACGTTCAAGCTTCACGGATAATTAAACccggaaagaaagagaaacctGTCGAGTTTGTTGGAGAAGTCACTTTTCAAAATGTATTCATTGACATGGTGAACCGCGTACTGGATGTTAAGAAGGGGGCATTTGCGGATAGGATCGTTAAATTCATTGGATCCTATGTGAAGTTTGTCAATGACAAAG TATTGGAAGAGAAGTTAACTCAAGATGTGGGCCCATCTAATTCTGCGTCAATGCAATCCCGAGAGGATGGAGAAACGCTGGCCTCTCGTTTTGTTGCTAGACTACTGAAACACCTTTTCCGAGGATTTGAGGCGAAGAATAAAGTTGTTCGACAACGCTCGGTCCACTTTGTCTCTGAAATGATGTCCAACATTGGAGAAATCGA TGAGGAGACCTACAATCTCATTAGGAGAAACCTCAACGACCGGATTTGTGACAAGGAACCTCTGATCAGGGCTCATGTCGTGGTCGCGTTGTCCAAGCTAGTCGGTACCGAGGACCCAGATGAGCTAGAGGCCGGGGAATGCACCGCTGAGGAGTTGATATTGGACGCTCTCTGTTTTGATCCGGCTCC GGAAGTGCGGCGAGCCGCTCTTCTTAATATCCCAGTCACGTCGGAAACTCTCCCAGTGATACTCACCCGTACGCGGGATGTTGATACCATCACACGGAAACTGGTGTTCTCAGCGGCTCTGCAAAATAAACTGGATCACCCTCGGCGGCTGACGATAGCTCAACGTGAGGAGATCGTCAAAGCTGGCCTTGGCGATAGGGAGCCTGCAGTTCGTGTTGCTGCGGGCAAGCTAGTGACTAGTTGGTTCGACCTTGTCGTGACCGAATCGCAGGGTCCACCCGAAGGGTCATTTGTGGGAGATGACGGTGGTGTCATGAGAGGCTTGATCAAGTTTCTCAGTTTATTCGATGTGGTTGGCCCAGGGGAAGCAGTGGCGGTTGATGCCGTCCTGGCGTTGTTTACCACTCGGCCTTCGCTTTTGGACGCCTTCGTATTCTCTG ATGACTTCTGGAATGACCTATCCCCAGAGACAGTGATCCTGGCACGGATATTTGTTGATCATTGTATCCATTCGAAACAGGAAGTTCGCCTTGAAGCAGCCTCTTTGCCCGTCTTGACTGCCTTTGCGTACAATATACAACAAGGCTACAACGACATGCTCTCAGTGCTTGAAGAGGTGGAGTTAATGGAGGCCAGGAAAGGAGACGAAGCCAGTGAGGCTAAGGAGGAAGAACTGGCAAACAAGGAGATGATCCTGGGCCAGCTGTTGATGATTGTCCTCAAGCTGGATTTCATGGATGAAATAGGTAGGCGGAAGATCTTCTCGGTCGCAA AGGACATGCTGGCGCATCCTCATTTGCCCGCCGGTCTTATAGAGCGATGTTTAGACATCCTACAGAAAATTGTGCCGTCTGAGCGAGAACTCATTCGAATAGTTGTAGAAGTGATAATTGAACTTCGGGATACTGACGATGGAGAGGTTGAAGACGAC AACGACGGCGATCGATCAGACATCACTCAAAGCACCAGCACTCTCAGAAGGGAGAGGTCGCTGAAGAGGATCAAGCAGTTGCAAACTAtaacacctgaagagaaaTTTCAAGTGGATTTGATTGACTTGAGGTGTCTGACCTTGTGCATCGGATTGTTAGAACGAGTGGACGAG TCCTTTGAGGACAACTCCACTCTTGAGGGCGTTTTGACCGACTTAATTATACCATCTGTGAAAAGAAAGGAGTCTACGCTCCGGGAAAAAGGCTTGATAAGTCTAGGGCTATGCTGTCTCATTGATAAA ACAATGGCTGTCAACTCGTTCCAGCTTTTCTTGAGTCAAGTCCAAGGTGCCCATGAAGACCTTAAGCTGAAGATTCTCCAGATTATTTTGGACTTATTGGTCCTGTACGATAGCGAATTTTTAGGTCGCTCTGAAGACATA TCCCATCAAATTATTACTTTCATTTTGCAAATGCTAGAGTCGGAGGAATCTAATCAAGTCCAAACAGTCCTCTGCGTTGGGATATGCAAACTTCTCCTTTCTGGACAAGTTACCGACTCAAGG GTTCTCGCTAGTCTTATTCTGACCTATGTTTCACCCGCTACAAGCGACAATCCAGAGCTGAGGCAGTGCCTTTCGTATTTTTTCCCCCTCTATTGTTACTCCTCCAGAGAAAACCAGAGGCGTATGCAATCA GCCTTCATGCCTGCTTTTGATCTTGTTGCACGAGTTCGCGACGAGTTAGAAGAAGATCAAGAAATGATATCTCTCTATCAGTTTGGGCTATTGATTATCGATTGGACGGATGCTTCAAAACTTCTGAACGC GCCTACAAGCGAGACTTCCGACAAGAACATACATGCTGATCTCGCTCTCGACATACTGCTGGCTTTGTACGATTCTGATCGTGATG ATGAGGTTCGAAAGACCTTGAGTCAGTTCCTCGGACAATTGGATTCTCTTGGGAGCGACTTGAATCCTAGAACGATTTTAAAGCTGCACATTCTAATAGACCGGCTGCAGGAT CAATGTCCCCTTGATAACTCGGCATCGGAACGGATGTTTTGTCGCTTTAAGGACAAGTTCAATAAATCGTTCGAAAAAAAACTTGAGGACCTCGATCCAAGGGCCTTTCTAGATGACGACTTCCAAGCTTTTTATGACTCGATTGGAATCAAAGCGCCAGAACATGATGTTCAAGATTGTGCGGTGACGGAAGACCCTCCCTCTACCCCGATTCTGAAAGAACG GGCACTTAATGTCCTACAAGATGTTCAGAACGACAGCCCTACAAGCCACGG AGACTCTACCGAAGATACCAAGGATGTTACGAATGA GGATTTACATCCTCCCATAAGTGTCTCACCCATGAAGAAGTCATCCAA GCGAATCTCACATCCTTCTCCTGGACGGAATTTCCCGACTTCCCCATCAAGGAAGAAGCGTGGCACGACGACCAA GTCAAAGCGGTTACCAGCACAAACGAAGGCGCCTCAGCGTCGGAGCGCCCGCACAACTCGTTCTCGCATAAGGGCCCGCACTCCGAGTGAACAGAGTGAAAATGAACCTGAACATGTTGACCAAGCCACTGCAGTGGTATCCGAAGGTTCCGATGATCTTGGAGGTTATTCAAATTGA
- a CDS encoding uncharacterized protein (BUSCO:EOG09261PJZ), which yields MAGALSGHLVELYLTLNRSTGPFGIPLSHVGPSTNSNEPNLSISGAMSFDKNMHGTSHNRSQPIPGFLHDESSFIDMSEATAVKIAALQAKLNQRLGPEYISTRPGPGGGPKLIYAEGWKVINLANEVFGFNGWSSSITSIATDFIDCNEETKRFNVGVTAIVRVTLRDGVYHEDVGYGLLENSKSKGAALDKCRKEAVTDGLKRALRNFGNLLGNCLYDKSYTQEVVKIKVTPPKFDPDQLHRRPEFMEKKPIVPPSPATTTTSASMSISAQPFNANTHTRKYLATSSTDTTVKTEAINNPAPQPNLASTSKTSATTTPFGKFNPVENMPITASTSSKSSMTTTPFGKSNPSSTGLNTPITTPAHHHPQQLQKLQTSTTTTTSSYHQPCGTKADTLSTKQSGLVTSETRQPSRSVKAAVSIPPPPHGPEQVSSETLHEEDSFIISSEDDMFYAMVDLGDDEGDAGRPIEQGEDEDESTNQGLMEPPPAVNKSSSSRFAAIGAALAGLPVSSASSSSDASNINWRQQQEEREQQQAQRIPLKQEPYIGNMNLNDKGSRSKPADSGASNLFKPSPPPPSFSGPGVASSTPKRGGFSFPSEIRNQGRQSSIPPQVGMKRSADTMRWVEIFILDDIFNHEHRSTSTTSNSYSRRPAQGMGLMSASGMGSDGGSGDAKRMRR from the exons ATGGCAGGTGCATTGAGCGGTCACCTCGTTGAATTATACCTCACCTTAAATCGTTCAACTGGTCCATTCGGTATCCCATTATCCCACGTTGGTCCGAGCACCAATTCCAACGAACCAAATTTAAGCATTTCAGGAGCTATGTCCTTTGATAAGAACATGCACGGAACCTCTCATAATCGCTCACAACCCATACCTGGATTTCTCCACGATGAATCGTCCTTTATAGACATGTCAGAAGCGACCGCTGTTAAGATTGCTGCTTTGCAAGCCAAACTCAACCAAAGGCTAGGTCCTGAATATATCTCTACACGACCTGGTCCTGGAGGAGGTCCTAAATTGATTTATGCTGAGGGTTGGAAGGTGATAAACCTGGCAAACGAGGTGTTTGGGTTTAACGGCTGGAGTTCAAGTATAACCAGTATCGCGACAGATTTTATTGATTGCAACGAGGAGACGAAGAGGTTTAATGTGGGTGTGACTGCAATTGTCCGGGTAACACTGAGAGATGGTGTGTATCATGAGGATGTCGGGTATGGGTTGTTGGAGAATTCGAAGAGTAAAGGGGCCGCGCTTGATAAG TGTCGAAAAGAAGCAGTAACGGATGGGTTAAAGCGCGCTCTTCGAAACTTTGGAAACCTACTTGGAAATTGTTTGTATGACAAGAGTTATACCCAGGAAGTGGTGAAGATAAAAGTTACACCT CCTAAATTCGACCCAGACCAGCTTCACAGACGACCTGAATTCATGGAGAAGAAACCCATTGTTCCGCCTTCTCCTGCCACCACTACAACTTCAGCTTCGATGTCTATCTCTGCACAACCATTCAATGCTAATACCCATACTCGGAAATACCTCGCCACTTCGTCCACTGATACCACGGTCAAAACCGAAGCGATCAACAACCCTGCTCCTCAACCAAACTTGGCCTCCACCTCGAAAACTTCAGCGACAACGACGCCATTTGGGAAATTTAACCCGGTGGAGAATATGCCTATCACGGCCTCCACCTCCTCCAAAAGCTCAATGACAACGACGCCATTCGGGAAATCCAACCCCAGTTCTACCGGGTTGAATACGCCTATCACTACCCCCGCCCATCACCACCCTCAACAATTACAGAAACTCCAgacttccaccaccaccaccacttctTCTTATCATCAACCTTGCGGAACCAAAGCCGACACCTTAAGCACGAAACAAAGTGGTCTTGTGACTTCTGAAACCCGACAACCATCACGATCAGTGAAAGCTGCCGTTTCcattcctcctccaccacaCGGCCCTGAACAAGTCTCCTCAGAAACTCTACACGAGGAAGATTCATTCATCATTAGCTCGGAGGATGATATGTTCTATGCGATGGTCGATCTTGGGGATGATGAGGGTGATGCGGGGAGACCTATCGAGCAgggtgaggatgaggatgagagtACGAATCAGGGATTAATGGAGCCTCCTCCTGCCGTGAATAAATCATCGAGCTCAAGGTTTGCTGCGATCGGGGCTGCCCTTGCTGGGTTACCTGTATCTTCAgcgtcttcctcctctgatGCTTCGAACATAAACTGGCGGCAGCAACAAGAAGAACGGGAGCAGCAGCAAGCTCAGCGTATACCGCTGAAACAGGAGCCGTACATCGGGAATATGAACCTCAACGACAAAGGCAGCAGATCTAAGCCTGCCGACTCCGGTGCTTCGAATTTGTTCAAACCttccccaccaccaccctcgTTCTCCGGTCCTGGTGTGGCATCAAGTACCCCGAAACGAGGGGGGTTCTCGTTCCCATCTGAAATC AGGAATCAAGGCAGACAAAGCTCGATACCCCCTCAGGTAGGTATGAAAAGAAGCGCGGATACCATGAGGTGGGTTGAGATTTTTATCCTGGATGACATTTTCAATCACGAACACAGATCGACATCAACGACCAGCAATTCCTATTCCAGACGCCCAGCACAAGGCATGGGACTTATGTCTGCTTCTGGGATGGGTTCGGATGGAGGGAGTGGGGAtgcgaagaggatgaggaggtgA